From Carassius carassius unplaced genomic scaffold, fCarCar2.1 SCAFFOLD_56, whole genome shotgun sequence, one genomic window encodes:
- the LOC132136875 gene encoding uncharacterized protein LOC132136875 isoform X2 has protein sequence MDCFVQKKLTEWQLPELVNSFEEQAIDEESFLLLDEGTIKCLIPKIGLRLKFLKYYKEFKENVVPSIAPITSPNEPPTPTPPCQREDDATMLDPDTPIVLHVIPFFDVHTILNNSYEGRLIVESLDKDNFVTIKQRRCMIRILVSYLIEKFGETPSSDTKKGLASALVQAFPCLHDKTACGYETWYAQCRNNRPATGFIEERLRNIRKRLRRLRRPQGEKEDAPCRTVMPESTISEERAEEIKQ, from the exons ATGGATTGCTTTGTTCAGAAAAAGTTAACTGAATGGCAGCTTCCAGAACTTGTCAATAGTTTTGAAG aacagGCAATTGATGAGGAGAGTTTTTTGCTTTTAGATGAGGGGACCATTAAATGCCTAATTCCAAAGATCGGTCTTAGGCTGAAGTTCCTGAAATACTACAAAGAATTT AAAGAAAATGTTGTGCCCTCCATTGCCCCAATTACAAGCCCAAATGAGCCACCAACTCCCACACCTCCTTGCCAAAGAGAAGATGATGCAACAATGCTGGATCCGGATACGCCTATTGTTTTGCATGTCATCCCATTTTTT GATGTCCACACAATCCTCAACAACTCATATGAAGGCAGGTTGATTGTTGAGAGTCTTGATAAGGACAATTTTGTCACCATTAAACAGAGACGTTGCATGATCAGAATTTTAGTGTCATACCTAATTGAGAAATTTGGAGAAAC ACCAAGCTCGGACACAAAAAAGGGTCTAGCATCTGCCTTGGTACAAGCATTCCCCTGTCTGCACGATAAAACTGCCTGTGGTTAT GAAACATGGTATGCCCAATGCCGAAATAATAGACCAGCCACTGGGTTTATTGAAGAGAGACTGAGGAACATACGAAAGCGACTGAGGCGTTTGAGACGACCACAAGGAGAGAAAGAAGATGCACCATGCAGGACAGTCATGCCAG AATCAACCATATCTGAAGAGAGAGCTGAGGAAATTAAACAATGA
- the LOC132136875 gene encoding uncharacterized protein LOC132136875 isoform X1, translated as MDCFVQKKLTEWQLPELVNSFEEQAIDEESFLLLDEGTIKCLIPKIGLRLKFLKYYKEFKENVVPSIAPITSPNEPPTPTPPCQREDDATMLDPDTPIVLHVIPFFDVHTILNNSYEGRLIVESLDKDNFVTIKQRRCMIRILVSYLIEKFGETPSSDTKKGLASALVQAFPCLHDKTACGYETWYAQCRNNRPATGFIEERLRNIRKRLRRLRRPQGEKEDAPCRTVMPVESTISEERAEEIKQ; from the exons ATGGATTGCTTTGTTCAGAAAAAGTTAACTGAATGGCAGCTTCCAGAACTTGTCAATAGTTTTGAAG aacagGCAATTGATGAGGAGAGTTTTTTGCTTTTAGATGAGGGGACCATTAAATGCCTAATTCCAAAGATCGGTCTTAGGCTGAAGTTCCTGAAATACTACAAAGAATTT AAAGAAAATGTTGTGCCCTCCATTGCCCCAATTACAAGCCCAAATGAGCCACCAACTCCCACACCTCCTTGCCAAAGAGAAGATGATGCAACAATGCTGGATCCGGATACGCCTATTGTTTTGCATGTCATCCCATTTTTT GATGTCCACACAATCCTCAACAACTCATATGAAGGCAGGTTGATTGTTGAGAGTCTTGATAAGGACAATTTTGTCACCATTAAACAGAGACGTTGCATGATCAGAATTTTAGTGTCATACCTAATTGAGAAATTTGGAGAAAC ACCAAGCTCGGACACAAAAAAGGGTCTAGCATCTGCCTTGGTACAAGCATTCCCCTGTCTGCACGATAAAACTGCCTGTGGTTAT GAAACATGGTATGCCCAATGCCGAAATAATAGACCAGCCACTGGGTTTATTGAAGAGAGACTGAGGAACATACGAAAGCGACTGAGGCGTTTGAGACGACCACAAGGAGAGAAAGAAGATGCACCATGCAGGACAGTCATGCCAG TAGAATCAACCATATCTGAAGAGAGAGCTGAGGAAATTAAACAATGA